A stretch of DNA from Strigops habroptila isolate Jane chromosome 10, bStrHab1.2.pri, whole genome shotgun sequence:
caGTTGGATTAGGATCTGACATGCTGAGTTAGTCTTTGTCCAAGTGCCCTGAAGATCAATGCGatgctttaaaaaggaagttaagAGGCACACAACCATTCGCTCTTCTCTGCTGGGTGTTGTGTGATTGCTGTTAATTACAACAGATTTAGAAGCAAGGAGTTACTTTCCCATCTAGAAAAGGAGGCCGAGATAGCCCACTTAATGCAGGTTATTCAGAAGATCTGCTGTTGTTGAGCAGCTCAGTGGTGTCGTTATGGGCACTGCATGGCTCAAAGGCAGTAATCAGAAGGGTCAAGCACCAACAGCTTCTGCAGCGTCCACTCTGAATTTAAGTGTGTGTTTGAAGATGAATTTATTGATGTGTCTGTCTTCCTACAGTGTGATCAGTGTTAttagtgacaggacaagtggGAAATGGCTTTAGGCTGAAagaaagagggtaggtttagattagacattagggagaagttctttcctgttagggtggtgagatgctggcacaggttgcccaaagaagctgtggctgccccatccctggcagtgttggatggggttttgagcaacgTGGTTTAGTGGAaagtgtctctgcctgtggcaaggggttggaactagatgatctttaaggtcccttccaacccaacccattctgtgattctataggCAAAAGTGGCAATTTTTGTAGAGAAAAGGATTGGCATGTTTAGCAACAGTATTGGGATAAAGGGATGGGGTGGGTGAAGCAGAGGCTTGGACTGGCAAAGCCCATGGGCTTGAGGATTGCCAGACCAGGATGGGTTATGACACAGAAATTAAAGTGGGGAACTGTGGCAATTCAGCctctaaaatgtaattttgtccatttttttttttaagggtagCATTCAAGAGGCACCCTCAGCTCCTCAGACAAACACTTTGGAAATGGAAGCAGCAGTCTGGACCACAGGATGTGTTTCAGAAGGGCGGCCTGCAGGGCATGAATTCTCCATTTGAGGAAAGCTGGGTAAACTCTTCGAAAAGGTTGTTGGTACAGACCTTTGGCAGGCTATTTCCCAGCTGTCAAACACAGGTAActtttgttcattctttcattcttcaAAGATCAATGCAAAcctttattttctataaataatttaataaatacttttgttttaCAATGATACAACAAATAACAAATTCATAGCAAACGAGTCACAAAGAATTTAGGATCAGTATACTTTAATAAGGTATCAGtgtcaaaatacatttccttaTCAAGTTAAAGTTCCCATACAGTTATAATATTGTCAATAAGAATTCAGCAATATAGATTATGAAATAATTATGATAAAAAGTATGATTAATATTAAGACATGGAATACTTTTTCAGAGTGTTTTAGTAAACTGTTAGGGtataacatttttaatgctgaaactacacaaataagaaacagaagagcagtATTCAAGTGTCTTTAATGCTTGAAGCCTTTAACTCCTTGCCACTACAAATTTGTCAAAGCTGGCTTGCCAATTTTAATCAGATTTTGATGCCTACAATATAATTTTCCACATGGTAATAACTTCACTTTAGGAGCAGATCATTTTTGGTAATAAACTCTTGAAACATTGCCTACAATAGGGACTatcattttttttacattatgtACCAATAACAAAAGATCTTAAGCTTTTCTTAAGTATCTGTGGTTAAGACTTACTTAACACAGCGAACTCTGAAGTGCTCTATGAACCCAAGGCTCCCTCTCTGCAAGTGTCAGTGCATGATATAAAGCAATTTTATAAACCAGGCTTCAGCACAATTAGAAGTCTCAAAAGAATATATATCTTTGTTCTAAGTTTCTTGGCCAGATTTTTACCTTTTGTACATTGCCACTGTTCCATTTTCTTCGATGAAGCTACAATGATTTATACCAGTGGAGGAAACAAGATGGTATATACCAACATATATATCTAGgtctgtatgtattttaaagccAGAACTGCTCACCTGCCTTTTACTGCTtcagtatttttgctgtttgaattatttaaactttaaaattcctttgcctttgaatgCATTCAAAgccttatttttcaaaatacatgcaTAACAACAAATGATAGTTGGAAAGGAGCTCTGAAATGTCTGGATACctttaaatgacatttcagcTACTGAATAATGCAAGGCAAGTAAAAACAATACAGACCTGCCTGCCAGCTATTCATCTCACTATACAATCCTTAATTCTTTTTGTCTACTTATAGCTGAGTTAGCCTAATAGCCTGGGAAATATTACTTAGTTTTAATGATTCAATATTGCAATTATATTGCTAGCTAGCATATAAGATGGTAAAAGGGTAACATTAATCAGAGGTGTTAATACTGGCCACTGGTCAGATTCCTGAAATATCAGCAACACCATAACAAATACTACTAGTTTTATCAGAAACAGCTCTTAAAGTGTCCTACATACAGCAAAAGTACCAAGAGATGATCAACAACTGACCCAgagagaatttaaaaagaaaaggaaacaacaaagcacaaaacaaaacaccaaaccccaaacaagtgAAATCACAGGTCTAAATCCTCCACTGGGGTAAATCTGTAGGACTCCCTTGGCTGTAGAGCTAAGCCAGGTTAAGGCAGCTGAGGATGTGGCTtgcttctgaggaaaaaaagcttacaACGTGCAACTTTCACAGATACCCACAAACATTGCAGTTCAccattcacatttctttcaacaaaatgtataaaaatgaaaggaagggggaggaggcagaaggCTGGGATTTTTCCTTAGTATGCTTTTCCAAAAGTTATTAAAAGTTACAATACGATaaatgctggaaaacagaaagactcAAAAGATTTCAATTTGGCAGATCAACAAAAAGCTGTGGTTGGAGATCAAATTTGTTTCATTCATCTTtggcaataaaaagaaatctttgcacTACTGCAGCCAAAGTATATCACGTGATGAGGCATTTATACCACAGCTTTTTATTAGCAtgaaatttgaagaaaatttcaGCATATAAATTACAGGTAATGAGATAAGGGGAGGGTAATCAAACTCTCTAAACAACACTTTAATTGCAATAGAGAAAATACAGtagatgtatttctttaatatgaATAATAAAGTGAGTAACTTCAAAAGGCCACTATTTGGTAACGTGGACAGGTTCAATATCTAAGTAAAATCCTGTAAAAGTGTATTTGTATTAGAAATTGTCTActtgcaaaaatatatttaaaaactgaagctgTTTTGAACAGTATAGGCCACGGAATATTGCAGGGTCGCTCAGGTTGCCTGGTCCAGTGCTCTGAGCAGTTCACTGCCCTGCAGAAGCGTAGAGCTGCCCAAAACAGGGACGTTCACCTCACAGTCATATCTTGTCAACTCAGGCAGCAAGTAGGGTTCAAAAGAAGGCCCCAGCAGACGACTGGCCATACCTGGAAGAGACGAGTGAAGTAAGTCATGGTGCTGAGACCAGAGAAAGGACTTGTTTCCTCTCATCCTTCTTCTGTTTATACCAgttcttatttcattttgtgtttgtatcaATAGGCCTCAAACCACCAGCAGTTACAGGTTTCAGAGCAAACCGATGCATGGCTCTGCCTTAAACTGTTGCAAGTGTGTCACATGGACATATGCAGTTTTTCACTTCTACCCCCAGTTTACATTGCTCTGAGAAAAATTATCTTGGTGCAGATGAGGAAAGCTGTAGTAAAGACACAGTTTATAAATGGACACCCACTCCCCTTCTATGTTAAAAGggacatacatatatatatatgtcccCTTTAATTAGTTATTTTAACTTCTAGAAGGCTGTTAAGACTGTAACCTACAAAACTCTCATATCAATGCTTCAGTGAAGTTGTCTAGTACAACTTAATTTTATCACAAGACAAGAGTATGGATGGAGGATGATTCAACCTCCAAGGTAAAAGGTATTAAGTTTAATTGAAATGAAgggcaaaaatgttttttccgCATATATTACAAATATAATCATTAAAGTTTCGCACTAAACAACAGAACTAATTTTTCATGCTAGGAAGCAATACATATTTGGTTCTTAGTTCCAATACTGAtttcatggaaaaaatacacttaaagAATTATGGAGGAGGCTGATAAACTAAGTACCAACATTTTCCAATTTCTGTATTTGACAGCTCTTACCTGACACTTTATGAGCTGGCTGGACAGCATAATCCTGACAATGGGAACTGTAAAACGGAGGGGGAAACGCTCCTGCTTTCAAATTCTCACCAGGACTGCCACAGGttggttgctgctgctgctgtagttGATTCATTGGTTGGCTCGGGCCCCTCGAGTTACAGACAAATTCATCTGATTTACAGAagtgggggggaaaggggaagttAAATTAAGCCAGTGTAATAATTAATAGATAATACTAATTCAGAGCAAAACAGTCCTTGCTGTGATGGTCATACGGTGTGGGCATACCTACATTTTATCACAAAGGAAGCCCAGAAACAGCACTAGCTGTACAAGTAGTAGAGCTACTACACAAGATAGGCTTGTATAAGTAAACGCAATGTTGTAGAGAGAAAGTATCAGTTCTAGCTCTGAGATGTCTGAACCTCAGATCAGCACAAAGTAAACCCATTTCCATTAAGCTGATTTCTGTTACCTCCAAAGCAAGGATGTGAATATACATGAAGCCATCTGGTTTTTATCTGGTATTTATCAAATATGCCTTAGATTTTCAGCTCTTAGCAATACAAGTTGATCTTTAATCTTAGTATAATATTTACAGagcttatttacattttcttttgaaagagtTTATGTTCCTATTCAACCTGTCTTAAAATTGCATTTCAATACTTAACATTGCAAAACCACTTTCTTTTGTCTTACCAGTAAGAACACTTGTGCTGagagatttcttttctgtaaccAAGGCACAGTTTTCCCCTTTGAGAAATTTCATTCTCTTCCACATTAGGTGAGATGAATTAATGACAGATGGATCTCCCTAGaatgtgaagaaaagcaaaccaaataaTTAACACCGATGACTATGGTGAGTCCAAAGTTGTGAAAGggatttatttcttattaccCCACTCAGCTGTTGTAACGCTTGTTCTTCATAATCCAGTTGCCGCTTCAATTTCAAACTGTTAGCCAGAGCAATTCTTGCTGGGTTTACATCTATGCCTCGTTGCCCAAAAGCATCCAAGGGCCTGTGGAGAAAAGATCTCTGGGTGAGAGAGCAGCAAGGCAAATCTATACCATCTTGTTAATTTCTAcaaattctttcatttaaagacatttaaGGTGTCTTTGACATGTCAGTGGACAGACCTCACATGCccaatgtttttatttccttttgttagtCATCCTACAAGCTTTGGAAACTTCTGACTCTTGGGATGAAGGACTAATGAAAATCTAGCATAAACAGCCTGTAGGGATCTCCAGACAGACACAAAGATGCTGTGGAAAAGAAAGTCACATGATTTTTAAGGCTAGGATTTTGAAAGCCACACCTGTCCCCTTGCTTTACATGCTAAATATGAACACACAGGTTGCTGTTCGGGGACAAACCCTCTCTTTACAGATGCATATTCAGATACTGGTATTTCTGCCAGCAAGAAATcccagaaagcaaactgtaGGCAAACTGCACAGCTTCATGTTTTACAGTGACAACTGCCATCTTATGTACTTCCTGCATGTTTCAACACTGAAGACCCAAGAGCTACTGAGAAACTACTAGCTCTCATAAGAAGCTTCCAGGACTGTGGCCTCTGATCTACATTTCACCACATACTGTTCACATGTGTAAGAAAGTGAACAAGGTGAGGAAAAGCTGTAGAAAAAAAGCCTGTAATTTTAAGTCTTAGTTGTGGCATTTACATATACCAGCAATAAATGTACTGtcatctctccctctcccctaTTTTCTGTTGTGCAAAATAATATATGCAAGGTAAGAAAGTATGCCTGAGTCCCAGCTTACTGCTGGACCAGTAAAGCCTTTTCAGGACCTCTTAAACTGCGTAAAGTCAAGAAGGTTGTGTAAAATTACTGAGGTAATGTTTACCTGCCCAGCAGAAAATTGATTCATGTGTGCTTACAGGCAATGAAAAATTAGCCCAGCGACTACTACGGGGAGAGCACCACACTAATTTCCCCAGAGGCAGAGTCTGATGAATAGCAATAAATCTTACTCCAGCTGAGTTGAGAAAAGGAATTATTCAAGATTATGATCCCGCTCATCCCCCTAAAACTTTtcttagtaaaataaatagatataCCACAAAAACTCTtacctttttttatatatggGCATGTTTGGAGAATGTATCGGTGGCCCTGAGGGGGAACTTGATAGGGATCCTGAGTATTTATCCATGAGTCTCCATTTAGCAGGGACATATTCTAACGGAGGATCAGGTGGCCACTGTGTGTTTGGTCTTCCTCCCATCGAAGACAAGGGAGTGCTGGCTTGGTCATGGTATGGTGGCAGTGATGACCTGCTCATATTGTTGAAGAACACTGATGACAGGGACCCACGACCAggattcatttttttatttgatagCTGTGGACAATATTTCTCTGGGAGAAATTGATTCTGTGATGCAGAAGCAAGGGGTTGGAAGATGGTACTCATGCTACTTAGACTCTGCTGGGTATTTTGTGCGCTTTCAGAGAGAGAACGTTCTTCTTGGCAGATTGGGCTGAGCTGGAAATCTTCTCCATCCATAGGAATGTAGGGAGCCAAGGTTTCAAGGTCCAGTTCATTGAAGTCAGTCTGCACAAAAATGAAGTAAGTTCATAAAAACCCTAAAAGTTTACAGCAGTTGTGGCAGTTAGTGTGATGAGGAATACAAGTAGACGTGAAGCGGAAAAATCACTATGCCAAATTTACCTACACAGAACTGGCCAGCTCCTCTTTGCAGGTGTCTTATTTCTATGACTATCATACATGTTCATCATGGCATCAGTAGCAAGGACAATAACCTGAAGAAAAACCCCTCCCAGGTAGGCAGTATTTGCTAAAGCAGCTTGCATGCAGCCTGCAACATCAGTGTGATCTGAAGCAGATCTTATGTTTCAGTACGTTTTGAGTAATTTGTCTGCAAAGACTCTACAACATGTGGTGTGTAGTTCAACCTCAGGCTTTTTCGTGTTAAAATAGACAACGGAGCTTCCTTGTAATCCAGctatatgaaaaaaatgcatctaaaaattgcaaatgtttaaaaaaaaaaaaaagggcagttAGAAGGGCACTATTGCACTTAAATCCAtagttttttttattttccccatggAGAACTAatcatatttaaatgtatttctcttgGCTGACTATATTTCTCTTCGACCAGAGCTGAACAGAAAGGGAAATCAATATTGGCCCACCAGTCAGCTCATGACAGAGGTACTTCTCTAACACTCATTTTTCCCACCAAAGCTGCTGATGTGGTGGGACACACCTGAGCAAGCAGATGCTGAACCTGACAAAACTGAAGTTTGCACATGTCAAGTCTTGCATCCAGTTTAATCCTGATCCACATTTTTCTCCTATCTGTCTCActctttctgttacagaaacagCTAATGTCCAGACTTAGATGAAATTTCTTCAGGACATGGACTACAGCCTACCTAAGTCTGCAAATGGCACTGACATATTGAGGTACCTTATTTGGGCCCCAGTACCCCAAACTTTCCATAGGATTAATAGGAGAAGAGGGTCTGAGCTGCCAGCCAGCAACGCCTGTTCCTTTCTCTTAATTATAAAAAAGTATAAGCTCTTAACAAACGCATTTCAATTAAGTTAGGTGGGCCAAATCACACCTACACCTTCTATTCACTAGCTCACTTGATGAAATGTTATAATagtggatttatttatttgtagaGGGAATTTCCACACTTACACCCTGATTAGAATACAGGAGATGAAGACCATATCTTATTTTACATGCAAGAAATTGTCACATTTCTCACAAATCTTCCAAGAGGTAAACCAAGAATAATATATCCAAAACAACAGGTTGCATTTTGTAGTTAGAGAAGATACGTGCTATGGAGggacatttctttctcattttaatgttttgcaagaattagtttatttatattttgttctAGAAAGGATGTTTACTTGCTAGTCATTAGgctaggttaaaaaaaattgttgctgcttgttttccttaTCCAGTCTACAGAAGCTCCCAGATTCTTAAAGCTCTCTGCTGATTTGTTTTCCGTTCGTATCAGTGCCACCACAGTAACACCCTAAAGTACTTGCTTCAGAGTTAGGGATAGAAATTTACACCCCAGCTTTTGAAAGTGCATGTTTTTGTTAGTGTAGTGCATCAAAGCTTTAGTGTATATATGTGCAAATGCAGTTCGTGTGTCATATCACGGTATCTATCTGCACAGAGCATGCGTCTGCACCACCTACTATCAGAGGACTAATTTTTATGGCTTTTGGAAGAGACATTAGTTCCTTACCTGGGAGGTGCACTGACTTTTTGATTCTGTGTCCATGGCAAAAAGTTTTTCAATCACCTCAATCTTAAGATCTTCATCCACAGAACTGTAATAATCTCCTGGGCTGCTTGGCTgcacagaaataagaatttGCTATAAGCAGCAAGACAACCATAATATTGACTTAGCATCATGCTGTTTCTACTGTACTGTTCAGTAATAGATCTTCCCCATGAAAAGCAAATGGCTAGACTGCATAAATATACATGTCCTCAGAACCCAAAACTGTCTGCTTCTATCATatgcttttctctgaaacaaGATTACTGGTCACTACAAAACATAGGCACCCAATACAGGAACCTAGTTGTCTTGGTTTAaatgttggttttgggtttttggaaAATCGGACCAGAAACATGGAATGTACACTATTAAACACTTTTGTCGAGAAGGGAGATGTTCAGCGACACCTCAATGCCTTTTTCATGATTGGACATCTTCTCTAGTAAAGGCCAGGTTAGAGTGGCTCAAGCTCTTAGGGGCAATGCCCTGAAAAAACATTCACTCTTTCAGTGGGGAATACCATGGAGCTGCTCTCAAAATCCCTAGTTTGGGTAAGCTTTCTAAAGACTATAGCTTCTAGTtaacaaacagaaagaggaagagcGCCAACACTATTTTACATTGGCTTTTTGTTTAAGGCTAATTCATGAAAGGTGGTAGCATGTTCTTGTTGTCTTATAGGTTATAGTAATTACTGAGGGACAGCTGGGAGAAAATGAGGACTGCAATGTAAAGGCAGGATATAGTTCCCATTTGATGTTTTTGCTATTGATTCTTAAGATGTATGCAGTAAAGGAGGGCTACAGATACTATACACTGGTCCTTGTTAATAAGCAATGAGACAGGACTGCTAACATGAAAACATCATCTGCATATATTGATGGGACTTACATACATACAAAACATAacatccatttatttttatttttaaagctcttcttACCGTGGAACAGCTACTGTTGCTGCTTGCACTTGGAGTACTGCTGCCAGGTGCAATCTGAGGCATTGTAAAGGACGGTATCGTCAGTGTTTCACCTTGAGCAGCATGGCTTTTCACTTCCACTGGCCATACTTTGTTTGGTGTCAATACAGCAGTGGGGAAGGCAGGGGCTTCCTCAAACTTCTGTGTCCCTGGATGGAGTTTCAACAATATTAACGCATGCTTTTAGCTTGTCTGTGTTATGATATAATTGCAGCTATTCATTAAAAGTAAACACTGCTCCTAGTTGCCATGACAATAAGTTGGCATAGACTTAACGCATGTTGTTTAGTCAGCAAGAAAGCCTGAATCTACTCTCATTCACAGAAATTTTCCACTGCTGTGAGCACGTGGGCTCTTATAGACATTACTCCCAATTTGTGCACACAGCAAACAGACCTTGTCTATTATGAAGTTTCTATAAATGTAGGCTCACACACGGTTCTTTGTTgcacaaaaattatttatacaaataCTAACCAAAATCCAGGGAAATAATGGCATCGCCGGGTGTTGGTGCCAGCTGAGCAAGTTCCTCTGGTTCCTCCTTTAGCTTAGTAAACAAGAAGTCACTCTTCTCTGTCGCGGGGATGCTGCTCTCATAGGTGGTGCTCATCGTCAGCAGGTGAGGCTTGAAGAGCGATTCCGTTTGGTCCATAGAGAACACAACATCGTTCTTCTCAATTTCACTGACAAGAAAATAGGTTTTAGGCATTTTGCACTCAAAAAGATGTGAGTAATGTAGGCAGCACAAACTCTCTAAACCTGGGACCCGTACAAGCATTTTGGCCTCTCTGGGTGGCATGCTAGGCTCTCAGCAGGCGAGGCATGGTTCCAGCGTTGCTGAGCACCACCATCTCAGATGACGCAGAGACTGTGGTCAGTAGTTCTGTGGGAATACTCAGGGCTTTGttgctctgctttttaaagggaTGTAGTAGAGGCTATAATGGCCCAGACTATCACTCAAATAAGTATTTCCTATTTTGGCCCCATCTAGGACCAAAAATACTTGAGTTTGGCAAGAGAGAGGCAAAACCCCTAATTGGTCCTGATTTTTGAGGTGGTGAACAGTTTCTCCTAGCAACATCAGATGCAATTACTACTTAATTTTATCTTCTCTGACACAGCattagaaaaccaaaacacattagCAGTTGTGTTACACAACACAATCTTCAGCACAGGCTTTATACTTTTATACCGGCACAGCAGCtatgctgcagaagagaagggcTGTGGTGTATTTCAACAGCATGTATAGGAACAGGCATGCCACATTTTTCATCGATGTCTAACATCAGTAAACAAGACTGAACCAACATGACTAAACTGATTTCAGAATAACAACACTGAATAAACAGACCCTTCAAAAGTTCTCCTGATTATTGCATTTCTTCCAGCACATGATTCCATACGTGGTTTTTCTGGCCCGTACAGCTTACCTCAGCACATAGTTGACACAGACGATACACTGAGGCTGTAGGTTGCGTGTATTGTAAATCACTGTTCCTTGAGTCTCCAGCCATACGTATCCACCATGCTTGGCAAGCATACGGTACTGGCCCGTCACTACTTGACCTTTTGTACACactgagaaaaggaagcagagagataGATATAAATAACTCAGCAGGACAGGAACACACAATaactaatatttattttaaataacccCGCTCCTGAGTTTTAATTATGCAAAACTGCGCTATGACATTTGTTATCAAGGATGCTTAACTTTCCCAAAGTTCAGCCATCTTGAATATCAAAGGGGCTGTTCATTTGAGGTTTCCACTCAACGTCGGAAACATTGAGTTCTGGCATTTGAATTCTTGAGATAGCCTGAGTATTCAGATCAGAGTGTAGGATTTAAAAATCTGAGATAAGATCCCAGCTCCCCCCAGAATAATGCCTGCTGACTGCCTGTTTCCTGAGCGTCCCTGTTCTAGAAGTGCCTCAGTTTGGACTCCCAAGTTGATCTGTAGGAAAGTGAATTTATTTAGGAAACTATTTAATACTTCCCTTTTTAGGTGGTGGATAAGTCAAAGAGTCAGATGATTTAAAAGCTATactcacaaaaaaataaaaaaacctcttatGGTTTAAATCTctacctttctctttttataccTTAAAGCTAAGAGATGGAGACATCAACATCACAAATAAGGTGGAGGTGTCACTAGCACAGCATTGGTCTTAAGAGGCTGAAGAAGTACTATCACTCTTAAAAAAGTATCAAAATTAGCAATGGTAATCAGGACAGTTTTGCCTAGGACGATAAAAAGCTGAATTACTGTATTTCTCTATCTGCTTCATCTGTGGTGTTCCTCTGCAATAGCTTGAAATTAGCAGCCTAGAAGAAACCAAGAGCCATGTGACAAATCAAATGATGTTTATTtaacttgaaatgtttttttgaaCTGGCCTGTGTTTCTCAAGCAATAAACTGATAATGGTACAACGTGGGTTTAAAGCTTCATCTAGATGTTTGAAGGGTGAAATCCCACCTCCTTCcaatattttgtaatatttgaAGACACTGAGCTTTCCGTGGGGAGCTTTGGAATTCCAAGATGTAAAGTTTTATGATGTCCTGACTGTGGTAATTTGTCAGTTAAGGAAAAATACTGCTGATCAATGGCAATAAAATTAGGGCTAGAATATGCAAGCAGTACTCGTACTAAGAAGAATTTGTATTTGTAAGCAGAGGTAGTTGCATTGAGTAGCAAAAGTGGGAACTGGCTCAACTAAACCTTTGACTGCATTGGcaatctttccttttaaacagattttacaCCATCAAACTAATGCCctaaaaataatgcagtttaACTCGGTAGGGCTGAAAGCTCAATTCTACAGTCTttgcacagaaaagctgcttgTGAATGTGGCCTTTAAGAGAAACTATTTCTTGTCAGTCTCTCCTACATTGCCACCATACAAATGTACAAATCCAGGCCCATGAAATACAACAACTGTTTTGCAGATAATTGTTGCTGTGTTTATCCTTCTATCTCtgaagtttgtttgttttcttcctaggAGTATTTAATCACccttcatttaatttatttagacAAAGTAGAACATTACTTTTATTGATTAAATACTTCTGGTGGAACAAAATCAAAaggctttcatttcaaagtgtTTTAGTGACTGGactgttctgctctgcttgtgAAACATAATTACACTGCTTCCTAATCATCAACTCATCAATAAGAGTCACAGTGTAGGCGCCTGTTACATTACAAAGAAGCTTTTTACtgctttaatcttttttattattgttattgaaAGCATGTCATGTTCTGATATAATAAAGTACAGCAGAATCTCTCCGTGGGGTAATCTCATAAATTACTAATATGCTCATAACTGCTGACTTTGTTATCAATGCTGCATTTAAGGTTCTGCCTTCAGAGCAAACTTCTCACTTTTCTCTcagttttttttaatcatacaTTGTCTGTATCTTTACAGAACTAGTAACATCTCAATGAAATAGGCTCCAATTATATTCCTTATCTTTGGgtagaaaaaagggggaaggcagggatgaatttaattgaaaacaagatttgtttttcaattGCTGAGAGACACATGTGAAATATGATTCACTTGGAAGGCTTGGCGAACTTCTGCTAAGTGCTACCAAGTGGCAGGTCCAGATGGTGACATTCAGCTCCTCGCTGAAGTCAATAGCAAAATTCCCATTGGCTTTAATGGCAACAAGACCACTCTTAAATGGAAGTGATTATAGATTATTAAATTGCTGAATTGGAAGAAAATAGCTCTACAGTCAATCTTTTGTGTATATTTATGTAACAAGACAGAGATTTTCATCTTGCTTGCATAACATGTGAAAAACTGGGTATGCTACATACATACTGCCAAATGCACTCTAGTCTTCCCATTTGATGGTGACTAATTAAGACTCCTGTACTCTATATGCAACTATACTTTCAGCCAAGAACACAAATGCTATTCTTGCTTGCTTCAATGTGAGATTGT
This window harbors:
- the EPAS1 gene encoding endothelial PAS domain-containing protein 1 isoform X2 translates to MTADKEKKRSSSERRKEKSRDAARCRRSKETEVFYELAHELPLPHNISSHLDKASIMRLAISFLRTHKLLSSVCADNENELEADQQMDNLYLKALEGFIAVVTQDGDMIFLSENVNKYMGLTQVELTGHSIFDFTHPCDHEEIRENLSLKNGPGFGKKNKEMSTERDFFMRMKCTVTNRGRTVNLKSATWKVLHCTGQVKVYNTCPPHTLCGYKEPLLTCLIIMCEPIQHPSNIDIPLDSKTFLSRHSMDMKFTYCDDRITELIGYHPEELLGRSAYEFYHALDSESMTKSHQNLCTKGQVVTGQYRMLAKHGGYVWLETQGTVIYNTRNLQPQCIVCVNYVLSEIEKNDVVFSMDQTESLFKPHLLTMSTTYESSIPATEKSDFLFTKLKEEPEELAQLAPTPGDAIISLDFGTQKFEEAPAFPTAVLTPNKVWPVEVKSHAAQGETLTIPSFTMPQIAPGSSTPSASSNSSCSTPSSPGDYYSSVDEDLKIEVIEKLFAMDTESKSQCTSQTDFNELDLETLAPYIPMDGEDFQLSPICQEERSLSESAQNTQQSLSSMSTIFQPLASASQNQFLPEKYCPQLSNKKMNPGRGSLSSVFFNNMSRSSLPPYHDQASTPLSSMGGRPNTQWPPDPPLEYVPAKWRLMDKYSGSLSSSPSGPPIHSPNMPIYKKRPLDAFGQRGIDVNPARIALANSLKLKRQLDYEEQALQQLSGGDPSVINSSHLMWKRMKFLKGENCALVTEKKSLSTSVLTDEFVCNSRGPSQPMNQLQQQQQPTCGSPGENLKAGAFPPPFYSSHCQDYAVQPAHKVSGMASRLLGPSFEPYLLPELTRYDCEVNVPVLGSSTLLQGSELLRALDQAT
- the EPAS1 gene encoding endothelial PAS domain-containing protein 1 isoform X1 produces the protein MSFQGLENLQHIEGSSSERRKEKSRDAARCRRSKETEVFYELAHELPLPHNISSHLDKASIMRLAISFLRTHKLLSSVCADNENELEADQQMDNLYLKALEGFIAVVTQDGDMIFLSENVNKYMGLTQVELTGHSIFDFTHPCDHEEIRENLSLKNGPGFGKKNKEMSTERDFFMRMKCTVTNRGRTVNLKSATWKVLHCTGQVKVYNTCPPHTLCGYKEPLLTCLIIMCEPIQHPSNIDIPLDSKTFLSRHSMDMKFTYCDDRITELIGYHPEELLGRSAYEFYHALDSESMTKSHQNLCTKGQVVTGQYRMLAKHGGYVWLETQGTVIYNTRNLQPQCIVCVNYVLSEIEKNDVVFSMDQTESLFKPHLLTMSTTYESSIPATEKSDFLFTKLKEEPEELAQLAPTPGDAIISLDFGTQKFEEAPAFPTAVLTPNKVWPVEVKSHAAQGETLTIPSFTMPQIAPGSSTPSASSNSSCSTPSSPGDYYSSVDEDLKIEVIEKLFAMDTESKSQCTSQTDFNELDLETLAPYIPMDGEDFQLSPICQEERSLSESAQNTQQSLSSMSTIFQPLASASQNQFLPEKYCPQLSNKKMNPGRGSLSSVFFNNMSRSSLPPYHDQASTPLSSMGGRPNTQWPPDPPLEYVPAKWRLMDKYSGSLSSSPSGPPIHSPNMPIYKKRPLDAFGQRGIDVNPARIALANSLKLKRQLDYEEQALQQLSGGDPSVINSSHLMWKRMKFLKGENCALVTEKKSLSTSVLTDEFVCNSRGPSQPMNQLQQQQQPTCGSPGENLKAGAFPPPFYSSHCQDYAVQPAHKVSGMASRLLGPSFEPYLLPELTRYDCEVNVPVLGSSTLLQGSELLRALDQAT